Proteins from one Carcharodon carcharias isolate sCarCar2 chromosome 19, sCarCar2.pri, whole genome shotgun sequence genomic window:
- the LOC121291511 gene encoding uncharacterized protein LOC121291511 isoform X3 yields the protein METPGSFDQLTNCLKPVELLNGMSSNGGSGINSQMREHCSSKRQRRRAQNFTDNDLQTLLNEMQPRRDRLLGVHGRKPQKPISRAMWREVAMALNATSLTSRTADQCRKKFNDLTRAGKEKLMHNARERQECRGGIPNIKELTPYEEQAVELLGRQCGLAVVADGEIGVTVQTAEPSQQWGPEDDDDDDDDEEEEEKLCFLIDYDDEEEDDENKPDLNICLAGPVSSHTIILPSQESVW from the exons ATGGAGACTCCAGGCAGCTTCGATCAGTTGACAAACTGCCTGAAACCAGTGGAGCTTTTAAATGG CATGTCTTCTAATGGAGGATCTGGGATCAACAGCCAAATGAGAGAGCATTGCAGTTCAAAGAGACAGAGGAGAAGAGCTCAAAATTTCACGGATAACGATCTCCAAACCCTTCTGAATGAGATGCAACCAAGGAGAGACAGATTGCTTGGTGTGCATGGCAGGAAACCTCAGAAACCTATTTCACGTGCCATGTGGAGGGAGGTGGCAATGGCACTGAATGCCACCTCTCTCACCTCCAGGACTGCAGACCAGTGCCGAAAAAAGTTCAATGACTTGACGAGGGCAGGCAAG GAGAAACTTATGCACAATGCCCGTGAGAGGCAGGAGTGCAGAGGAGGCATTCCCAACATTAAGGAGCTCACCCCCTATGAGGAGCAGGCTGTGGAGCTGCTGGGCAGGCAGTGCGGTCTCGCCGTGGTGGCAGATGGAGAAATAGGTGTAACAGTGCAGACTGCAG AGCCATCACAGCAATGGGGGccagaggatgatgatgatgatgatgatgatgaggaggaggaggagaaactaTGCTTCCTCATAGATTATGATGATGAGGAAGAGGATGACGAGAACAAGCCAGATC TGAATATATGCCTAGCTGgcccagtctcttctcatacgataatcctgccatcccaggaatcagtctggtga
- the LOC121291511 gene encoding uncharacterized protein LOC121291511 isoform X4 has translation METPGSFDQLTNCLKPVELLNGMSSNGGSGINSQMREHCSSKRQRRRAQNFTDNDLQTLLNEMQPRRDRLLGVHGRKPQKPISRAMWREVAMALNATSLTSRTADQCRKKFNDLTRAGKEKLMHNARERQECRGGIPNIKELTPYEEQAVELLGRQCGLAVVADGEIGVTVQTAEPSQQWGPEDDDDDDDDEEEEEKLCFLIDYDDEEEDDENKPDLTKTAPRNQVNPLADSLYH, from the exons ATGGAGACTCCAGGCAGCTTCGATCAGTTGACAAACTGCCTGAAACCAGTGGAGCTTTTAAATGG CATGTCTTCTAATGGAGGATCTGGGATCAACAGCCAAATGAGAGAGCATTGCAGTTCAAAGAGACAGAGGAGAAGAGCTCAAAATTTCACGGATAACGATCTCCAAACCCTTCTGAATGAGATGCAACCAAGGAGAGACAGATTGCTTGGTGTGCATGGCAGGAAACCTCAGAAACCTATTTCACGTGCCATGTGGAGGGAGGTGGCAATGGCACTGAATGCCACCTCTCTCACCTCCAGGACTGCAGACCAGTGCCGAAAAAAGTTCAATGACTTGACGAGGGCAGGCAAG GAGAAACTTATGCACAATGCCCGTGAGAGGCAGGAGTGCAGAGGAGGCATTCCCAACATTAAGGAGCTCACCCCCTATGAGGAGCAGGCTGTGGAGCTGCTGGGCAGGCAGTGCGGTCTCGCCGTGGTGGCAGATGGAGAAATAGGTGTAACAGTGCAGACTGCAG AGCCATCACAGCAATGGGGGccagaggatgatgatgatgatgatgatgatgaggaggaggaggagaaactaTGCTTCCTCATAGATTATGATGATGAGGAAGAGGATGACGAGAACAAGCCAGATC
- the LOC121291511 gene encoding uncharacterized protein LOC121291511 isoform X5, with amino-acid sequence METPGSFDQLTNCLKPVELLNGMSSNGGSGINSQMREHCSSKRQRRRAQNFTDNDLQTLLNEMQPRRDRLLGVHGRKPQKPISRAMWREVAMALNATSLTSRTADQCRKKFNDLTRAGKEKLMHNARERQECRGGIPNIKELTPYEEQAVELLGRQCGLAVVADGEIGVTVQTAEPSQQWGPEDDDDDDDDEEEEEKLCFLIDYDDEEEDDENKPDRNSEAIW; translated from the exons ATGGAGACTCCAGGCAGCTTCGATCAGTTGACAAACTGCCTGAAACCAGTGGAGCTTTTAAATGG CATGTCTTCTAATGGAGGATCTGGGATCAACAGCCAAATGAGAGAGCATTGCAGTTCAAAGAGACAGAGGAGAAGAGCTCAAAATTTCACGGATAACGATCTCCAAACCCTTCTGAATGAGATGCAACCAAGGAGAGACAGATTGCTTGGTGTGCATGGCAGGAAACCTCAGAAACCTATTTCACGTGCCATGTGGAGGGAGGTGGCAATGGCACTGAATGCCACCTCTCTCACCTCCAGGACTGCAGACCAGTGCCGAAAAAAGTTCAATGACTTGACGAGGGCAGGCAAG GAGAAACTTATGCACAATGCCCGTGAGAGGCAGGAGTGCAGAGGAGGCATTCCCAACATTAAGGAGCTCACCCCCTATGAGGAGCAGGCTGTGGAGCTGCTGGGCAGGCAGTGCGGTCTCGCCGTGGTGGCAGATGGAGAAATAGGTGTAACAGTGCAGACTGCAG AGCCATCACAGCAATGGGGGccagaggatgatgatgatgatgatgatgatgaggaggaggaggagaaactaTGCTTCCTCATAGATTATGATGATGAGGAAGAGGATGACGAGAACAAGCCAGATC